From the Deltaproteobacteria bacterium genome, the window GCTCCCGGAGCATAACCGCGCGGTGGAGCGGTTCCGGCGCGCCGTCCGGGAGGACGAGGAATAGCGCCCCGTCCCCCTACTCCTCGACGTCCGCCGCCGGGACCTTCCGGATCCCGTCCTCCGATTCCTCGCGGGTGTACTTCTCCTCCCGCTCGTTCTTCTCCTGGCACTCCACGCAATATTTCGCGAACGGCAGCACCTTGAGGCGCGCCTTCGGGATCTTGACGCCGCACTCCTCGCAAAGCCCGTAGGCGCTCTCCTCGATCCGGTCGAGGGCGTCGTCGATCTGGGCCAGCTTCCTCTTCTCACGGTCGGTCAGGATCAGATCCAGCTCGCGGGTCCGCTCCTCGGACACCGAGTCGATGATGTCGCCGATGTCCTGCGCCGCGGATTCCGTGTTCGCCTTCGAGCGCCGGGCGATCTCCAGAACGAGATCCTCCCGCTTCTTCAGCAACATCTCCTTGATCGTCTTCATGTCGGGGGCCCGCCTCTGCCAGGAAAATAAAATTGCATTAGTATACCCGGGAGCCGACCGGAGTCAATCGGATTCGGAACCCCGGGGGCGCACGACGACCCCGCGCAAATCCCACTCCTTCGCACCGGTCACACGGGCGCGGACGATGGAGCCCGGTTTCCCGTCGAACCCGGAGAGGATCACGGAGCCGTCGACCTCCGGCGCCTGGCCCCGGTGGCGGCCGACGGCCTTTCCGCGGGCGCCGGTTTTTTCCACGAGCACATCGACGGTTTCCCCGATCCGCGACGCGTTGCGCGCGGCGAGGAGGTCAGCCTGGGCGTCGCGCACCCGGCGGGCCCGCTCCTCCTTCGTCCGCTCCGGGACCTGCGACGGGAAGCGGAACGCGGGGGTCCCCTCTTCCCGCGAGTAGGGGAAGACGCCAAGGTAGTCCCACCGCGCTTCGTCAACGAAATGGAGCAGGCGGTCGAAGGCGGCCCGCGTCTCGCCGGGGAAACCAACGATCAGGGACGTCCGCAGGAAGAGGCCGGGAACCCCGGCCCGGAGCCGGTCGAGCATCCGGTAAACAGCGTCGGGCCCGTACGTCCGCCCCATCCGGCGCAGGATCCCCGGGTCGATGTGCTGGACGGGAATGTCCAGGTAGCGGCACACCTTCTCCTCCGATCGCAGGAGATCGACGATCCCGTCGTCGACGCGGGAGGGGTAAAGATAGAGGAGTCGGATCCACCGGACGCCGCGGACGGCGCAGAGGGCGCGCACCAGGGAGACGAGCCCCCCCCTCTCCCCGCGGTCCAGGCCGTACGCTGTGATGTCCTGCCCGATGAGGTTCAGCTCCCGGGCGCCCCGGCGCACCAG encodes:
- a CDS encoding TraR/DksA family transcriptional regulator, which codes for MKTIKEMLLKKREDLVLEIARRSKANTESAAQDIGDIIDSVSEERTRELDLILTDREKRKLAQIDDALDRIEESAYGLCEECGVKIPKARLKVLPFAKYCVECQEKNEREEKYTREESEDGIRKVPAADVEE
- the rimO gene encoding 30S ribosomal protein S12 methylthiotransferase RimO; the encoded protein is MTKAARKAPTVRIHNLGCGKNAVDAEVMAGLLSEGGFLVVPGGRADAAVLNTCGFVRAAKEESIEAILSLAAEKRRGRIRRLVVAGCMARRYRDELPELLPEVDLFLGPGDIPDLPGRLASMLASVGSSPGGSAQRSLSGGGALPDEAYGHRVPEVGTGSAFLKILEGCDNRCAYCAIPAIRGPLRSRDRESLLAEARLLVRRGARELNLIGQDITAYGLDRGERGGLVSLVRALCAVRGVRWIRLLYLYPSRVDDGIVDLLRSEEKVCRYLDIPVQHIDPGILRRMGRTYGPDAVYRMLDRLRAGVPGLFLRTSLIVGFPGETRAAFDRLLHFVDEARWDYLGVFPYSREEGTPAFRFPSQVPERTKEERARRVRDAQADLLAARNASRIGETVDVLVEKTGARGKAVGRHRGQAPEVDGSVILSGFDGKPGSIVRARVTGAKEWDLRGVVVRPRGSESD